One window of Mediterraneibacter gnavus ATCC 29149 genomic DNA carries:
- the pgsA gene encoding CDP-diacylglycerol--glycerol-3-phosphate 3-phosphatidyltransferase: MNLPNKLTVLRVLMVPFFVLFMLTDLGGVANKWIALAIFVVASLTDLLDGKIARKYNLVTNFGKFMDPLADKLLVCSAMICLIEKGSLAAWIVIVIIAREFIISGFRLVASDNGIVIAASYWGKFKTVFQMAMVIVLIMDLGGAFDVIGQALIWISLALTIISLIDYVAKNIQVLTNGGM; this comes from the coding sequence ATGAATTTACCGAATAAACTGACGGTTCTGCGAGTGCTGATGGTACCGTTTTTTGTGCTGTTTATGCTGACAGATCTTGGTGGAGTGGCGAACAAATGGATCGCACTGGCGATTTTTGTGGTGGCCAGTCTGACCGATCTGCTGGATGGAAAAATTGCCAGAAAATATAATCTGGTCACAAATTTTGGAAAGTTTATGGATCCGCTTGCGGATAAACTGCTGGTATGTTCAGCAATGATCTGTCTGATCGAAAAAGGAAGTCTGGCGGCATGGATCGTGATCGTGATCATTGCCAGAGAGTTTATTATCAGTGGATTCCGTCTGGTGGCGTCTGACAATGGAATTGTGATCGCGGCAAGCTACTGGGGTAAATTCAAGACAGTCTTTCAGATGGCGATGGTCATTGTACTGATCATGGATCTGGGTGGTGCTTTTGATGTGATCGGGCAGGCACTGATCTGGATTTCACTGGCACTTACGATCATTTCACTGATTGATTATGTGGCAAAAAATATTCAGGTACTGACCAACGGAGGCATGTAA
- a CDS encoding iron-sulfur cluster assembly scaffold protein: protein MIYSHEVEMMCPVAQGANHGPAPIPEEAKWVQAKEVKDISGLTHGVGWCAPQQGTCKLTLNVKEGIIQEALVETIGCSGMTHSAAMASEILPGKTILEALNTDLVCDAINTAMRELFLQIVYGRTQSAFSEDGLPIGAGLEDLGKGLRSQVGTMYGTLAKGPRYLEMAEGYVTGIALDENNEIIGYKFVSLGKFTDFIKKGDTPNEAWEKAQGQYGRVDDAVKIIDPRQE from the coding sequence ATGATTTATTCACACGAAGTAGAAATGATGTGTCCGGTAGCTCAGGGAGCAAATCACGGACCAGCTCCAATCCCAGAAGAAGCAAAATGGGTGCAGGCAAAAGAAGTTAAAGATATCTCAGGACTGACACACGGTGTAGGCTGGTGTGCTCCACAGCAGGGAACATGTAAGCTGACACTGAACGTAAAAGAAGGTATCATCCAGGAAGCACTGGTTGAGACAATCGGATGTTCAGGAATGACTCATTCTGCAGCTATGGCATCTGAAATTCTTCCGGGAAAAACAATTCTCGAAGCTCTGAACACAGACCTTGTCTGTGATGCAATCAACACAGCTATGAGAGAATTATTCCTGCAGATCGTATACGGACGTACACAGAGTGCATTCTCTGAAGATGGACTTCCGATTGGTGCAGGACTGGAGGATCTCGGAAAAGGACTTCGTTCTCAGGTTGGTACAATGTACGGAACTCTTGCAAAAGGACCTCGTTACCTGGAAATGGCTGAAGGTTATGTAACAGGTATCGCTCTGGATGAGAATAATGAAATTATCGGATACAAATTCGTAAGCCTTGGTAAATTCACAGACTTCATTAAAAAAGGTGATACACCAAACGAAGCATGGGAAAAAGCACAGGGACAGTATGGACGCGTGGATGATGCAGTTAAGATCATCGACCCAAGACAGGAATAG
- a CDS encoding CinA family protein has translation MYTDWLLKMKENEAQTTLEERVVELLAEHKMTVTTAESCTGGLIAATLVNVPGASDVLNEGYITYSNEAKIRLVNVSPETLERYGAVSSQTAKEMANGAAKAAKAEAALSATGIAGPGGGTEEKPVGLVYIGCSVNGKTTAKRCVFDGNRMENRQHTVETALEMLVEALENLEK, from the coding sequence ATGTATACAGACTGGCTTTTAAAAATGAAGGAAAATGAAGCGCAGACGACATTGGAAGAGCGTGTGGTGGAATTGCTTGCTGAACACAAAATGACAGTCACTACAGCGGAATCCTGCACAGGCGGCCTGATCGCAGCAACGCTGGTGAATGTTCCAGGGGCATCTGACGTATTGAATGAAGGGTATATCACATATTCCAATGAAGCAAAGATACGTCTTGTAAACGTTTCCCCGGAGACATTAGAGCGTTATGGAGCAGTCAGTTCCCAGACAGCAAAAGAAATGGCGAATGGAGCAGCAAAGGCGGCAAAAGCAGAGGCTGCTCTAAGCGCTACGGGAATTGCGGGACCGGGAGGAGGAACAGAGGAAAAGCCGGTAGGTCTGGTTTATATCGGCTGTTCTGTGAACGGAAAGACAACTGCGAAAAGATGTGTTTTTGATGGAAACCGTATGGAAAACAGGCAGCATACAGTGGAAACTGCATTGGAAATGCTTGTGGAAGCACTGGAAAATCTGGAAAAATAG